A section of the Enterococcus montenegrensis genome encodes:
- the nrdG gene encoding anaerobic ribonucleoside-triphosphate reductase activating protein, whose protein sequence is MRNPKPKEWQASKYSKNYIADYKAFNFVDGEGVRNSLYVSGCLFACEGCFNKAVQNFNYGTPFTKELEDQIITDLSHDYVQGLTLLGGEPFLNTSVCLQVVNRVKKEFGEKKDIWSWSGYTFEELLQETDDKLELLNKIDILVDGRFELAKRNLNLQFRGSSNQRILDVKKSLALGKAVIWDKCHDATENFEQIKKQDLI, encoded by the coding sequence ATGCGCAACCCCAAGCCTAAAGAATGGCAAGCAAGTAAATATAGTAAAAATTATATTGCTGACTATAAAGCATTTAATTTTGTCGACGGTGAAGGTGTCCGCAATAGTTTATATGTTAGTGGTTGTCTTTTTGCCTGTGAAGGCTGCTTTAATAAAGCTGTCCAAAACTTTAACTACGGTACTCCTTTTACTAAAGAATTAGAAGATCAAATCATCACGGACTTATCTCACGATTATGTTCAAGGCTTAACGCTATTAGGCGGTGAACCTTTTTTAAATACAAGTGTTTGTTTACAAGTAGTTAATCGAGTAAAAAAAGAATTTGGTGAAAAAAAAGATATTTGGAGTTGGTCTGGATATACTTTTGAAGAGCTATTGCAAGAGACTGACGACAAATTGGAATTGCTAAATAAAATTGACATCTTAGTAGATGGGCGCTTTGAACTAGCCAAACGAAATTTAAATTTACAATTTCGTGGCAGTAGCAATCAACGAATCCTAGATGTCAAAAAATCATTGGCGCTTGGAAAAGCGGTTATTTGGGATAAATGTCACGATGCAACAGAAAATTTTGAACAAATAAAAAAACAAGATTTAATCTAG
- the dinB gene encoding DNA polymerase IV: MGELQFPLKNDTSRKIIHIDMDAFFASVEERDDPNLAKHPLVIARHPSDTGGKGVVTTANYEARKYGIHSAMSAQKAYELCPKAIFVPGNHEKYRKVSEEVRQIFARYTDIIEPVSIDEAYLDVTENKVNSTSAVKVARLIQKEVWQKVHLTCSAGVSYNKFLAKLASDYMKPQGITVIPPRDAITFLKALPIEKFHGVGKKTVPKMNEMGIFTGADLYEKTEMELIQTFGKMGYSLYRKVRGIHDAPVAVTRQRKSVGKEHTYGNPLTTEEEVLTQLRQLSEKVAASLKRVGKHGKTIVLKVRYTGYETVTKRKTLPTYLIDKQMIFSQASLIWEDVAGIEKGIRLLGVTVTNLDPVTFENMTLPLWEDEK; encoded by the coding sequence ATGGGAGAGCTGCAATTTCCTTTAAAGAATGATACAAGTCGTAAAATTATTCATATTGATATGGACGCTTTTTTTGCTTCTGTTGAAGAACGAGACGATCCCAATTTAGCAAAGCATCCCTTAGTTATTGCACGCCATCCCAGCGATACTGGGGGTAAAGGAGTTGTGACGACTGCCAATTATGAGGCGCGCAAATATGGGATCCACTCTGCAATGAGTGCACAAAAAGCGTATGAATTGTGTCCCAAGGCTATTTTTGTACCGGGAAACCACGAGAAGTATCGAAAAGTTTCAGAAGAAGTTCGTCAGATTTTTGCCCGTTATACCGATATTATTGAGCCAGTATCCATTGATGAAGCTTATTTAGATGTTACAGAAAATAAAGTGAACAGTACTTCAGCCGTGAAGGTCGCCCGTTTAATTCAAAAAGAAGTCTGGCAAAAAGTTCACCTTACTTGTTCAGCAGGAGTTAGCTATAATAAATTTTTAGCTAAGTTGGCCTCTGATTATATGAAGCCTCAGGGGATTACGGTTATTCCACCACGGGATGCGATTACTTTTTTAAAAGCTTTACCAATTGAAAAATTTCATGGAGTCGGAAAAAAGACAGTCCCCAAAATGAATGAAATGGGAATTTTTACCGGTGCGGACTTATACGAGAAAACAGAAATGGAGTTAATTCAAACCTTTGGTAAAATGGGCTACTCTTTGTATCGAAAAGTGCGGGGAATACACGATGCACCGGTTGCCGTGACAAGACAGCGAAAGTCGGTTGGAAAAGAACATACTTATGGCAACCCGCTTACTACAGAAGAAGAAGTGTTAACGCAGCTGAGACAATTGTCTGAAAAAGTTGCAGCATCTTTAAAAAGAGTGGGCAAACATGGTAAAACGATTGTTTTAAAAGTGCGCTATACAGGTTATGAAACGGTAACCAAAAGAAAGACACTGCCTACTTATTTAATTGATAAACAAATGATTTTTTCTCAAGCTAGTCTAATTTGGGAAGACGTTGCAGGCATTGAAAAGGGAATTCGCCTTTTAGGGGTGACGGTGACGAATTTGGATCCGGTGACTTTTGAAAATATGACCTTACCTTTGTGGGAAGATGAAAAGTAA